A window of the Deinococcus gobiensis I-0 genome harbors these coding sequences:
- the hutI gene encoding imidazolonepropionase codes for MPETEVLYTNIAQLATSAPGPQRGAAMRELTVIPDAALLVRGGQVAWAGRRQDAPSWADECDLGGVAVVPALTDPHTHAVWAGDRLADFEARAQGVAYETILARGGGIRSTMRATAAATVDELVALARPRLAALTRSGAATVEVKSGYGLDFAAELRMLEAVGVLARDVPATLVPTLLIHVPPPEGRAGYVREVCEGLIPEVTRRGLASAVDVFCEREAFSVEETRAILTAARAHGLGIKLHADQFHALGGTELACELGALSVDHLEASGEAQVRALAASGTVATVLPGVSLHLGLPAAPARSLVDAGACVAVGTDLNPGSAPLSSAALALALAVRLCGLTPAEALTAGTVNAAAALGLRDRGALARGQRADFLALEDRDWRGLVYTLGGSPVRQVYRGGQPLGGEGL; via the coding sequence ATGCCGGAAACTGAGGTGCTCTACACGAACATCGCCCAGCTCGCCACGTCCGCCCCCGGTCCCCAGCGCGGCGCGGCGATGCGCGAGTTGACGGTCATCCCCGACGCCGCCCTGCTGGTGCGCGGCGGACAGGTCGCCTGGGCAGGCCGCCGACAGGACGCGCCGTCATGGGCGGACGAATGCGATCTCGGCGGCGTGGCGGTCGTGCCTGCCCTGACCGACCCGCACACCCACGCGGTCTGGGCGGGCGACCGTCTCGCGGATTTCGAGGCGCGGGCGCAGGGCGTGGCCTACGAGACGATCCTGGCGCGTGGCGGCGGCATCCGCAGCACCATGCGCGCGACGGCGGCAGCGACCGTGGACGAACTGGTGGCCCTCGCCCGGCCCCGTCTCGCGGCCCTGACCCGTTCGGGCGCGGCGACCGTCGAGGTCAAGAGCGGCTACGGCCTGGACTTCGCCGCCGAACTGCGGATGCTGGAGGCCGTGGGGGTGCTGGCACGCGACGTCCCGGCGACCCTGGTGCCCACCCTGCTCATCCATGTGCCGCCGCCGGAGGGCCGCGCCGGGTACGTCCGCGAGGTCTGCGAGGGCCTCATCCCCGAGGTGACGCGGCGCGGGCTGGCGAGCGCCGTGGACGTGTTCTGCGAGCGCGAGGCCTTCAGCGTCGAGGAAACGCGGGCCATCCTCACGGCGGCGCGGGCGCACGGCCTGGGGATCAAGCTGCACGCCGACCAGTTCCACGCGCTGGGCGGCACCGAGCTGGCCTGCGAACTGGGCGCGCTGAGCGTGGACCATCTGGAGGCCAGCGGCGAGGCGCAGGTGCGGGCTCTGGCCGCGTCGGGCACGGTGGCGACGGTGCTGCCGGGCGTCTCGCTGCACCTGGGCCTGCCTGCCGCGCCTGCGCGGTCTCTCGTGGACGCCGGGGCCTGCGTGGCGGTAGGCACCGACCTGAACCCCGGCAGCGCCCCGCTGAGCAGCGCCGCGCTGGCCCTGGCCCTGGCCGTGCGCCTGTGCGGCCTGACCCCGGCCGAGGCGCTCACCGCAGGGACGGTGAACGCCGCCGCCGCGCTGGGCCTGCGGGACCGGGGGGCGCTCGCACGCGGGCAGCGCGCCGATTTCCTGGCCCTGGAGGACCGCGACTGGCGCGGGCTGGTCTATACGCTGGGGGGCAGCCCCGTGCGGCAGGTGTACCGGGGCGGGCAGCCCCTGGGGGGAGAAGGACTGTGA
- a CDS encoding IclR family transcriptional regulator has protein sequence MTRTRSTVEGAVGVLEAFDADHAEWTLSALAAHLGLPTSTLHEHLQTLCGCGLLLQVGRGRYRLGWRLLKLSSALYGSVPWYAPAHDAMTALARGTHLLAFLAVMQGRQVLCVARSVQGREGGAVAGETQFVLPAHASASGKLLYALHGLTPDAAPADWPQEAQAIRRSGHALARDEWEAGTSGLAVPLRGEGGVVLAALGLSFPTGRLRGREALLRRLTDAAAEVSWGLGDRPGPAVHAPAPKRV, from the coding sequence ATGACCCGCACCCGTTCCACCGTCGAGGGCGCGGTCGGCGTGCTGGAAGCCTTCGACGCCGACCACGCCGAATGGACCCTGAGCGCCCTGGCCGCACACCTGGGGCTCCCCACCTCGACGTTGCACGAACACCTGCAGACCCTGTGCGGCTGCGGGCTGCTGCTTCAGGTCGGGCGCGGGCGCTACCGGCTGGGCTGGCGGCTGCTCAAACTGTCGAGCGCCCTGTACGGCAGCGTGCCCTGGTATGCCCCGGCGCACGACGCCATGACGGCGCTGGCGCGCGGCACGCACCTGCTGGCCTTTCTGGCGGTGATGCAGGGGCGGCAGGTGCTGTGTGTGGCCCGCTCGGTGCAGGGCCGCGAGGGCGGCGCGGTGGCGGGCGAGACCCAGTTCGTGCTGCCGGCGCACGCCAGCGCCAGCGGCAAGCTGCTGTATGCCCTGCACGGCCTGACGCCGGACGCCGCCCCCGCCGACTGGCCGCAGGAGGCGCAGGCCATCCGCCGCAGCGGCCACGCCCTGGCCCGCGACGAGTGGGAGGCGGGCACGAGCGGACTGGCCGTGCCCCTGCGCGGCGAGGGCGGCGTGGTGCTGGCGGCCCTGGGCCTGAGCTTCCCGACGGGGCGGCTGCGCGGGCGCGAGGCCCTGCTGCGGCGGCTGACGGACGCGGCGGCCGAGGTGTCGTGGGGGCTGGGGGACCGCCCCGGCCCCGCCGTTCATGCGCCGGCCCCGAAGCGCGTGTAA
- the hutH gene encoding histidine ammonia-lyase, translating to MILDRALTLDGFIAVVRHHEPAELAPAARERILRARAVVEAIVDGDRAVYGVNTGFGKFESVRIGRGQLEQLQHNLIVSHAIGLGEALSAEVVRGMMLLRAQSLALGHSGVRPEVVELLLALLNARVHPVIPAQGSVGASGDLAPLAHLALALIGLGEVEVGGAVRPSAEVFAELGLTPLTLQAKEGLALINGTQLMGSLLALALHDARMLLGTANLAAAMTVEARYGSHRPFAADVVGLRPHPGALEVAAELRHFLRDSQIAPSHAECGKVQDAYSLRAVPQIHGATWDALAQAGRVLATEFAAVTDNPLIFPETGEVVSGGNFHGQPLALSADALKVAVAELANVSERRIEQLLNPALSGLPAFLTPEGGLSSGLMIAQYTAAALVSENKVLAHPASVDSIPTSAGQEDHVSMGAHGARQLRQILDNAQAVVATELLCAAQALDFQTLRAGQGVQAAYEHLRANVAHLETDRYYRPDLLRVLELVRGGGLLAAARGGDAAAASGEGNGPGRVPQFGDSTSRH from the coding sequence GTGATTCTGGACAGAGCACTGACGTTGGACGGCTTCATCGCGGTTGTCCGCCACCATGAACCCGCCGAACTCGCACCCGCCGCCCGTGAACGCATCCTGCGGGCGCGCGCCGTCGTCGAGGCCATCGTGGACGGCGACCGGGCGGTGTACGGGGTCAACACGGGCTTCGGCAAATTCGAGAGCGTGCGCATCGGGCGCGGGCAGCTGGAGCAGCTCCAGCACAACCTGATCGTGTCGCACGCCATCGGGCTGGGCGAAGCCCTGAGCGCCGAGGTCGTGCGCGGCATGATGCTGCTGCGCGCCCAGAGCCTCGCGCTCGGGCATTCCGGCGTGCGCCCGGAAGTCGTCGAGCTGCTGCTGGCGCTGCTCAATGCCCGCGTGCATCCGGTCATTCCCGCGCAGGGCAGTGTCGGCGCGTCGGGCGACCTCGCGCCGCTGGCCCACCTCGCCCTGGCACTCATCGGGCTGGGCGAGGTGGAGGTCGGCGGCGCGGTGCGGCCGTCTGCCGAGGTCTTCGCCGAGCTGGGCCTCACGCCCCTGACCTTGCAGGCCAAGGAGGGGCTGGCCCTGATCAACGGCACGCAGCTCATGGGCAGCCTGCTGGCCCTGGCCCTGCACGACGCCCGCATGCTGCTGGGCACCGCCAACCTCGCGGCGGCCATGACGGTCGAGGCGCGGTACGGCTCGCACCGGCCCTTCGCCGCCGACGTGGTGGGCCTGCGGCCCCATCCCGGCGCGCTGGAGGTGGCCGCCGAGCTGCGCCACTTCCTACGGGACTCGCAGATCGCCCCCAGCCACGCCGAGTGCGGCAAGGTGCAGGACGCCTACAGCCTGCGCGCCGTCCCGCAGATTCACGGGGCGACCTGGGACGCGCTCGCGCAGGCCGGGCGGGTGCTGGCGACCGAGTTCGCGGCCGTCACCGACAACCCCCTGATCTTTCCTGAGACCGGCGAGGTCGTGTCGGGCGGCAACTTCCACGGGCAGCCGCTGGCGCTCAGTGCCGACGCCCTGAAGGTCGCGGTGGCCGAGCTGGCGAACGTCTCCGAGCGCCGGATCGAGCAGCTCCTGAACCCCGCCCTGAGCGGCCTGCCCGCCTTCCTGACCCCCGAGGGCGGCCTGAGCAGCGGCCTGATGATCGCGCAGTACACCGCCGCCGCCCTGGTCAGCGAGAACAAGGTGCTGGCCCATCCGGCCAGCGTGGACAGCATTCCCACCAGCGCGGGGCAGGAGGACCACGTGAGCATGGGCGCGCACGGCGCGCGGCAGTTGCGCCAGATTCTGGACAACGCCCAGGCCGTCGTGGCGACCGAACTGCTGTGCGCCGCCCAGGCCCTCGACTTCCAGACCCTGCGGGCCGGGCAGGGGGTCCAGGCCGCCTACGAGCACCTGCGGGCCAACGTGGCCCATCTGGAGACCGACCGGTATTACCGGCCCGACCTGCTGCGCGTCTTGGAGCTGGTGCGCGGCGGCGGGCTGCTGGCGGCGGCGCGCGGAGGGGACGCGGCGGCGGCCTCCGGGGAGGGGAACGGCCCGGGACGTGTGCCCCAGTTCGGGGACAGCACCTCGCGGCACTGA
- a CDS encoding arginase family protein, which translates to MTQPAHLPYSGIATFARAPLRDLGDDWHADVGVLGIPFDIALGFRPGARFAPRALREASLRSVPPFTGLDGRTRLEGVTFADAGDVALPSLEPELARGRITQAARALRERCRMSVFLGGDHSVTYPLLRAFADVPALHVVQLDAHLDFSDTRNDTRYSNSSPFRRAAEALPNLVHITTIGLRGLRFDPEAVAAARARGHTLISMLDVQAGLVGVLERLPSGQNVYLSVDADGLDPAVLPGTSSPEPDGLTYAQAMALLAATAKRNRVVGLDLVELAPNLDPSGLSALIGARLVMETLCEVFDAGN; encoded by the coding sequence GTGACCCAGCCCGCGCACCTGCCCTATTCGGGTATCGCCACCTTCGCCCGCGCGCCTCTGCGCGACCTGGGGGACGACTGGCACGCGGACGTGGGCGTACTGGGCATCCCCTTCGACATCGCCCTGGGCTTCCGGCCCGGGGCCCGCTTCGCCCCGCGTGCGCTGCGGGAGGCGTCCCTGCGCTCCGTGCCCCCTTTCACCGGTCTGGACGGACGCACCCGGCTGGAGGGCGTGACCTTCGCCGATGCGGGCGACGTGGCCCTGCCCAGTCTGGAGCCGGAGCTGGCCCGGGGGCGCATCACCCAGGCGGCGCGGGCGCTGCGGGAACGCTGCCGCATGTCGGTGTTCCTGGGCGGCGACCACAGCGTGACCTACCCGCTGCTGCGCGCCTTCGCGGACGTGCCCGCGCTGCATGTCGTGCAGCTCGACGCGCACCTCGACTTCAGCGACACGCGCAACGACACCCGCTACAGCAACTCCAGCCCCTTTCGCCGCGCGGCAGAGGCCCTGCCGAACCTCGTCCACATCACCACCATCGGCCTGCGGGGCCTGCGCTTCGACCCCGAGGCGGTCGCGGCGGCGCGGGCGCGGGGCCACACCCTGATTTCGATGCTGGATGTTCAGGCGGGGCTGGTGGGCGTGCTGGAGCGCCTGCCCAGCGGACAGAACGTCTACCTCAGCGTGGACGCGGACGGCCTCGACCCTGCCGTGCTGCCCGGCACGTCCAGCCCCGAGCCCGACGGCCTGACCTATGCGCAGGCGATGGCCCTGCTGGCGGCCACGGCGAAGCGGAACCGCGTGGTGGGCCTCGATCTGGTGGAGCTGGCTCCCAACCTCGACCCCAGCGGCCTGAGCGCCCTGATCGGCGCGCGGCTGGTCATGGAGACGCTGTGTGAGGTGTTCGATGCCGGAAACTGA
- a CDS encoding response regulator, with product MTPSPIRVLLVEDHAFTRDGLRAAINLETDLRVVAEARSGEEGLEKLAHTAVDVAVLDIGLPGMDGIDLAAEIKRGWPTTRVVMLTAHNLREEVLAALASGADAYCLKSGDPDLLLLAIRAAAAGSAYLDPQVAHHVLGSIRAPHAVSPLTPRETEVLRLIAEGQGNKEIAAHLGISVSTVKLHVQDLLVKLQAADRTQAAVQALRRGLL from the coding sequence ATGACCCCCTCACCCATCCGCGTGCTGCTCGTCGAGGACCACGCCTTCACGCGCGACGGCCTGCGCGCCGCCATCAACCTGGAAACCGACCTGCGGGTGGTCGCCGAAGCCCGCAGCGGCGAGGAAGGCCTGGAAAAGCTGGCCCACACGGCGGTGGACGTGGCGGTCCTCGACATCGGCCTGCCGGGCATGGACGGCATCGACCTGGCGGCCGAGATCAAGCGCGGGTGGCCGACCACGCGCGTCGTGATGCTCACGGCCCACAACCTGCGCGAGGAGGTGCTCGCGGCGCTGGCCTCGGGGGCCGACGCCTACTGCCTCAAGAGCGGCGACCCCGACCTGCTGCTGCTCGCCATCCGGGCCGCCGCCGCCGGCAGCGCGTACCTCGACCCGCAGGTGGCGCACCACGTTCTGGGCAGCATCCGCGCGCCGCACGCCGTCTCGCCCCTGACCCCGCGCGAGACCGAGGTGCTGCGCCTGATCGCCGAGGGCCAGGGCAACAAGGAGATCGCCGCGCATCTGGGCATCAGCGTCAGCACCGTCAAGTTGCACGTGCAGGACCTCCTGGTCAAGCTCCAGGCCGCCGACCGCACCCAGGCCGCCGTGCAGGCGCTGCGGCGCGGCCTGCTGTAG
- a CDS encoding ABC transporter substrate-binding protein yields MYRAVLLAAGLSAFSSATAAKLEIFSWWSGDEAPALRALLRLYQQKYPDVSVNNATVSGGAGTNAKAVLKTRMLGGTPPDSFQAHAGQELIGTWVVANRMEDLSSLFKSEGWTKAFPADVVKLISSKGGIWSVPVNVHRSNVMWYNPAKLRAWGVTVPKTWPEFLTTCTALKAKGVAAPLVVGENWTQQHLWENVMVGTLGADGWNNLWSGKLKFTDPKVVGAFTTFGKVMDCTNKDASGLSWQQASDRIVDGAGAFNIMGDWAAGYFSNTRYLLPNTGFGWTTAPGTEGLFVMLADSFGLPKGAKHRTEAVDWLKLLGSRQGQDTFNPLKGSIAARLDSDIRRYSTYSRSAATDWKKDKIIGSMTHGAVAPESFTSAFGAVIDQFVANKNAQSAAAAAQQLADKAGLGK; encoded by the coding sequence ATGTACAGAGCCGTCTTGCTGGCGGCCGGCCTGAGCGCTTTCTCGAGCGCGACGGCGGCCAAACTCGAAATCTTCTCCTGGTGGTCCGGCGACGAGGCCCCGGCCCTGCGCGCCCTGCTGCGGCTCTACCAGCAGAAGTATCCCGACGTGAGTGTCAACAACGCGACCGTCTCGGGCGGCGCGGGGACGAACGCCAAGGCGGTGCTCAAGACCCGCATGCTGGGCGGCACGCCCCCCGACTCGTTCCAGGCCCACGCCGGCCAGGAACTCATCGGCACCTGGGTCGTCGCCAACCGCATGGAAGACCTCAGCAGCCTGTTCAAGTCCGAGGGCTGGACCAAGGCCTTCCCCGCCGACGTCGTCAAGCTCATCTCCAGCAAGGGCGGCATCTGGAGCGTTCCCGTCAACGTCCACCGCAGCAATGTCATGTGGTACAACCCGGCCAAGCTCAGGGCCTGGGGCGTCACCGTGCCCAAGACCTGGCCGGAGTTCCTGACGACCTGCACGGCCCTCAAGGCCAAGGGTGTGGCTGCGCCGCTGGTCGTGGGCGAGAACTGGACCCAGCAGCACCTGTGGGAAAACGTGATGGTCGGTACGCTGGGTGCGGACGGCTGGAACAACCTGTGGAGCGGCAAGCTCAAGTTCACGGATCCCAAGGTGGTGGGGGCGTTCACGACCTTCGGCAAGGTCATGGACTGCACCAACAAGGACGCCTCGGGCCTGAGCTGGCAGCAGGCCAGCGACCGCATCGTGGACGGCGCGGGAGCATTCAACATCATGGGCGACTGGGCCGCCGGCTACTTCTCCAACACGCGCTACCTGTTGCCGAACACCGGCTTCGGCTGGACCACCGCGCCCGGCACCGAAGGCCTGTTCGTGATGCTGGCCGATTCCTTCGGGCTGCCCAAGGGCGCCAAGCACCGCACCGAGGCGGTCGACTGGCTCAAGCTGCTGGGCAGCAGGCAGGGCCAGGACACCTTCAACCCCCTCAAGGGCAGCATCGCCGCACGCCTCGACAGCGACATCCGGCGCTACAGCACCTATTCGCGCAGCGCGGCGACCGACTGGAAGAAGGACAAGATCATCGGGAGCATGACGCACGGCGCGGTGGCGCCCGAGAGCTTCACCAGCGCGTTCGGCGCGGTGATCGACCAGTTCGTGGCGAACAAAAATGCCCAGAGCGCCGCGGCCGCCGCCCAGCAGCTCGCCGACAAGGCCGGTCTCGGCAAGTAG
- the hutU gene encoding urocanate hydratase — protein MTTETAPVIRAPRGPEKTAKGWIQEAAKRMLMNNLDPEVAEHPETLVVYGGRGKAARNWPAFHKIVETLDRLENDETLLVQSGKPVAVLRTHEWAPRVLIANSNLVPHWATWETFDQLDRAGLMMYGQMTAGSWIYIGTQGILQGTYETFAAAARKHFGGSLKGTVTLTAGLGGMGGAQPLAVKLAGGVSITVEIDPTRIQKRLDTRYLDEVADSLDDAIRRAEGYRAQGVARSIGLPGNAAEVLAEVVARGWTPDLVTDQTSAHDPMWGYLPVLAPDEDAAALRAEHADEYRARAYEAMAAHVRAILTLQERGAVAFDYGNNLRQRALEAGVEDAFAYPGFVPAFIRDSFCEGRGPFRWVALSGDPEDIYATDRALLELFPEDERLQSWLTYAADQIAFQGLPARICWLGYKERDRAALLFNEMVADGRLKAPIVIGRDHLDAGSVASPYRETEAMLDGSDAVSDWPLLNFGVGIASGAAWMSFHHGGGVGLGFSQHSGLVALADGTPEAALRLSRCLTNDPGMGVLRHADAGYDLALDTARERGLDLPSVER, from the coding sequence ATGACCACCGAAACCGCCCCCGTGATCCGTGCCCCGCGGGGCCCCGAGAAGACCGCCAAAGGCTGGATACAGGAAGCCGCCAAACGCATGTTGATGAACAACCTCGACCCCGAGGTGGCCGAGCACCCCGAAACCCTGGTGGTGTACGGCGGGCGCGGCAAGGCGGCGCGCAACTGGCCCGCCTTCCACAAGATCGTGGAGACGCTCGACCGCCTGGAAAACGACGAGACGCTGCTCGTGCAGTCGGGCAAGCCGGTGGCGGTGCTGCGCACCCACGAGTGGGCGCCGCGCGTGCTGATCGCCAACTCGAACCTCGTGCCGCACTGGGCGACCTGGGAGACCTTCGACCAGCTCGACCGGGCGGGCCTGATGATGTACGGCCAGATGACGGCCGGAAGCTGGATCTATATCGGCACGCAGGGCATCCTGCAGGGCACCTACGAAACCTTCGCGGCGGCGGCCCGCAAGCACTTCGGCGGCAGCCTGAAGGGCACGGTCACGCTGACGGCTGGGCTGGGCGGCATGGGGGGCGCGCAGCCGCTGGCGGTCAAGCTGGCGGGCGGCGTGAGCATCACCGTCGAGATCGACCCCACCCGCATCCAGAAGCGCCTGGACACGCGGTATCTCGACGAGGTGGCGGATAGCCTCGACGACGCCATCCGCCGCGCCGAGGGCTACAGGGCGCAGGGCGTGGCCCGCTCCATCGGTCTGCCCGGCAACGCCGCCGAGGTGCTGGCCGAGGTGGTGGCGCGCGGCTGGACCCCCGACCTCGTGACCGACCAGACGAGCGCCCACGACCCGATGTGGGGCTACCTGCCGGTGTTGGCCCCCGACGAGGACGCCGCCGCGCTGCGCGCCGAGCACGCCGACGAGTACCGGGCGCGGGCCTACGAGGCGATGGCCGCGCACGTCCGCGCCATCCTGACGCTTCAGGAGCGCGGCGCGGTGGCCTTCGACTACGGCAACAACCTGCGCCAGCGCGCCCTGGAGGCCGGGGTCGAGGACGCCTTCGCCTATCCCGGCTTCGTGCCCGCCTTCATCCGCGACAGCTTCTGCGAGGGGCGCGGGCCGTTCCGCTGGGTGGCCCTGTCGGGCGACCCCGAGGACATCTACGCGACCGACCGGGCGCTGCTGGAACTGTTCCCCGAGGACGAGCGCCTGCAGTCGTGGCTGACCTACGCCGCCGACCAGATCGCCTTCCAGGGCCTGCCCGCGCGCATCTGCTGGCTGGGCTACAAGGAGCGCGACCGCGCCGCGCTGCTGTTCAACGAGATGGTGGCCGACGGCCGCCTGAAGGCCCCCATCGTGATCGGGCGCGACCACCTCGACGCGGGCAGCGTCGCCAGCCCCTACCGCGAGACGGAGGCCATGCTGGACGGCTCGGACGCCGTGTCGGACTGGCCGCTGCTGAACTTCGGGGTGGGGATCGCCTCGGGCGCGGCCTGGATGAGCTTCCACCACGGCGGCGGCGTGGGCCTGGGCTTCTCGCAGCACAGCGGGCTGGTGGCGCTGGCCGACGGCACCCCGGAAGCCGCCCTGCGCCTGAGCCGCTGCCTGACCAACGATCCCGGCATGGGGGTGTTGCGCCACGCCGACGCGGGCTACGACCTCGCGCTGGACACGGCCCGCGAGCGGGGACTGGACCTGCCGAGCGTGGAGCGGTGA
- a CDS encoding SWIM zinc finger family protein, with translation MAPTLDHLTADTVLALAPDSSSAKAAQKLARPAGWPTLARDGDVLWGECQGSGAHPYLVGVDARSAEIASKCSCPSRKFPCKHALGLLLLHTAGSGEWTRTAPPPDLTKWLGGRLSRAEKAAQVSEQGPGDEPADPAAQARAQQKAQAARDRKRSAGLEDLELWLSDLVREGLQAARTRPYADWDRQAARLVDAQLGGAARLVRQIPELLHEEGGEALTAHLGKLWLLTQGWRSRDALPDAERADLLTALGTPLDRAGLPPASPGVWRSLGSVHEEEGKLTVRRTWLLGGAPEPGGEEALALLLDFAPTGQALPTPLALGHPFTAAVAYAPSAYAQRAVVQGEIVGGDVPPHPDDLFMPGGTLGGLQAHYAAALARNPWLERIGAFVGPAYLNLDPPQLCDAAGHAVPLHPGVENSELWHMIAHAETRMQTYFGEWDGVSFVPLSLEPAAPPASAGAGA, from the coding sequence TTGGCCCCCACGCTCGATCACCTGACCGCCGACACTGTGCTGGCCCTCGCGCCTGACAGCAGCAGTGCCAAAGCCGCCCAGAAACTCGCTCGCCCCGCCGGCTGGCCCACCCTGGCCCGCGACGGCGACGTCCTGTGGGGCGAATGCCAGGGCAGCGGCGCCCACCCGTACCTCGTGGGTGTGGACGCCCGCAGCGCCGAGATCGCCAGCAAGTGCAGTTGCCCCAGCCGCAAGTTTCCCTGCAAGCACGCCCTGGGCCTGCTGCTGCTGCACACCGCCGGAAGCGGCGAATGGACCCGCACCGCCCCGCCCCCCGACCTCACCAAGTGGCTGGGGGGCCGCCTGAGCCGCGCCGAGAAGGCCGCCCAGGTGTCGGAACAGGGGCCCGGCGACGAACCCGCCGATCCGGCCGCGCAGGCCAGGGCCCAGCAAAAAGCCCAGGCCGCGCGCGACCGCAAACGCTCGGCGGGCCTGGAAGACCTCGAACTGTGGCTGAGTGACCTCGTGCGCGAAGGCCTTCAGGCCGCCCGTACCCGCCCCTACGCCGACTGGGACCGGCAGGCCGCCCGGCTGGTGGACGCCCAGCTCGGGGGCGCGGCGCGGCTGGTCCGGCAGATTCCGGAGCTGCTGCACGAGGAGGGCGGCGAGGCCCTGACCGCCCACCTGGGCAAACTCTGGTTGCTGACCCAGGGATGGCGCAGCCGCGACGCGCTGCCGGACGCCGAGCGCGCCGACCTCCTGACCGCGCTGGGAACGCCGCTGGACCGCGCGGGCCTGCCGCCCGCCTCGCCGGGGGTCTGGCGCTCGCTGGGCAGCGTGCACGAGGAGGAAGGCAAGCTGACCGTGCGCCGCACCTGGCTGCTGGGCGGCGCGCCGGAACCGGGCGGAGAAGAGGCCCTCGCGCTGCTGCTCGACTTCGCGCCGACGGGGCAGGCGCTGCCCACGCCGCTGGCGCTGGGCCACCCCTTCACGGCGGCGGTGGCCTACGCGCCTTCGGCCTACGCCCAGCGGGCCGTGGTGCAGGGCGAAATCGTGGGGGGCGATGTTCCCCCGCACCCCGACGACCTGTTCATGCCCGGCGGCACATTGGGGGGCCTCCAGGCGCACTACGCGGCGGCCCTGGCCCGCAATCCCTGGCTGGAGCGTATCGGGGCCTTCGTCGGCCCGGCGTACCTGAACCTCGACCCGCCGCAGCTGTGCGACGCGGCCGGGCACGCCGTTCCTCTGCATCCCGGCGTGGAGAACAGTGAACTGTGGCACATGATCGCCCACGCCGAGACGCGGATGCAGACCTATTTCGGAGAGTGGGACGGGGTGAGTTTCGTGCCCCTGTCGCTGGAACCGGCCGCGCCGCCCGCCTCCGCCGGAGCCGGCGCATGA
- a CDS encoding YbfB/YjiJ family MFS transporter, protein MTLPESPSAPRPPAGGAALWVAAGLALGPMVALGFGRFSYALLLPPMRSALHWTYTQAGAMNTANGLGYLLGAVLAPRLLGRWGARPAFVASLLVTALTIALTAASGALGWLLLMRFLTGLGGAVTFTSGGLLTAQVASAAPTRQAGAVLSVFYAGASLGILLTGLGLPALLGRAGPEGWHAGWLALGLVSLLGLAVAGRAAGRVRTAAPGTDAGPLGWAQVRPLLRSLLAYACAGLGYVAYTTFSVTYLRAGGLGTAAVSLFWALLGLAGVAAPLVWGRLLSRRWGGRPMGILMATMGAGAALPVVSTAPPAVFLSAALFGVAALTVVASTTALIRQSLRPAQWGAGVALYTVTFAAFQSAGPLLTGALADGGPAGLRLGLGVSALVLLLGAALALWQPAIPTDG, encoded by the coding sequence ATGACCCTGCCCGAATCCCCCTCTGCGCCCCGCCCTCCAGCCGGAGGAGCGGCGCTGTGGGTGGCGGCCGGGCTGGCCCTGGGGCCAATGGTGGCGCTGGGTTTCGGGCGCTTCTCCTACGCGCTGCTGCTGCCTCCCATGCGCTCCGCCCTGCACTGGACCTACACGCAGGCCGGGGCCATGAACACCGCCAACGGCCTGGGCTACCTGCTGGGCGCGGTGCTGGCCCCCCGGCTGCTGGGGCGCTGGGGGGCGCGCCCGGCCTTCGTGGCCTCGCTGCTGGTCACGGCGCTCACCATCGCCCTGACGGCGGCGAGCGGCGCGCTGGGGTGGCTGCTGCTCATGCGCTTCCTGACCGGACTGGGCGGGGCCGTGACCTTCACGTCGGGCGGCCTGCTCACGGCGCAGGTGGCCTCGGCCGCGCCCACACGCCAGGCCGGGGCCGTGCTGAGCGTGTTCTATGCCGGGGCGAGCCTGGGCATCCTGCTCACGGGTCTGGGGCTGCCCGCGCTGCTGGGCCGGGCTGGGCCCGAAGGCTGGCACGCGGGCTGGCTGGCCCTGGGGCTGGTGTCGCTGCTGGGGCTGGCGGTCGCCGGGCGCGCGGCGGGGCGGGTCCGGACCGCCGCGCCCGGCACCGACGCGGGGCCGCTGGGGTGGGCGCAGGTCCGACCGCTGCTGCGTTCCCTGCTCGCCTACGCCTGCGCGGGGCTGGGATACGTTGCCTACACGACCTTTTCGGTCACCTACCTGCGTGCCGGGGGGCTGGGGACGGCGGCCGTGTCGCTGTTCTGGGCGCTGCTGGGCCTGGCGGGGGTCGCCGCGCCGCTGGTGTGGGGCCGGCTGCTTTCGCGGCGCTGGGGCGGGCGGCCTATGGGCATCCTGATGGCGACGATGGGCGCGGGCGCGGCGCTGCCGGTGGTCTCGACCGCGCCCCCGGCCGTGTTCCTGTCGGCGGCGCTGTTCGGTGTGGCCGCCCTGACGGTCGTCGCCTCGACCACCGCCCTGATTCGCCAGAGCCTGCGCCCGGCGCAGTGGGGCGCGGGCGTGGCCCTGTATACCGTCACCTTCGCGGCCTTCCAGAGCGCGGGGCCGCTGCTCACGGGCGCGCTGGCCGACGGCGGCCCGGCGGGGCTGCGTCTGGGGCTGGGGGTTTCGGCGCTGGTCCTGCTGCTCGGGGCGGCGCTGGCGCTGTGGCAGCCGGCCATCCCGACCGACGGATGA